Within Thermus sp. CCB_US3_UF1, the genomic segment CAGGGTGTCGCCCTCTTCCAGGGCTTGCAGCAGGGGGGAAAGGGCTTTTTCCACAGGCGGCCTCCTTTCCTGCTGAAGGCCGCCTGGTGGCGGCCTTCAGGGCTTGGGACTCGAGGGCAGAGCCTCGCTCATACCTTCTCCAGCCTAGAGGGCTTCTGCAAGGGCGTCAACCTTGCCCGCTAGAAATGTAGGAAAAATTGAGGTTGACATGCTCAAGGGGGGTGGTCTATCCTGGGGCCTGGCCTTAGGGGGCCCAAGGGCATGTTCGGACAGCTGGCGGCGAGACTGCAAGAAGCCATCGATCGGCTCCGGGGCCGGGGCCGGATCACCGAGGAGGACCTCAAGGGGACCCTGCGGGAGATCCGCCGCGCCCTCATGGACGCGGACGTCAACCTGGAGGTGGCCCGTGCCTTCGTGGAGGGCGTGCGGGAGCGGGCCTTGGACCAGAAGGTCCTGGAAAGCCTGACCCCCGCCGAGGTGGTCCTGGCCACGGTCTACGAGGCCCTGAAGGAGGCCCTGGGGGGCGAGCCCCGCCAGCCCACCCTGAAGGAACGCAACCTCTGGTTCCTGGTGGGGCTCCAGGGTTCTGGCAAGACCACCACCGCCGCCAAGCTGGCCCTCCACTACAAGGCCAAGGGGAGGCGGCCCCTCTTGGTGGCCGCGGACACCCAGCGCCCCGCCGCCCGGGAGCAGCTTCGCATCCTGGGGGAGAAGGTGGGGGTGCCGGTCCTGGAGGTGATGGACGGGGAAAGCCCGGAGTCCATCCGCCGCCGGGTGGAGGAGCGGGCGCGGCTGGAGGTGCGGGACCTGATCCTGGTGGACACCGCTGGCCGCTTGCAGATCGACGAGCCCCTCATGGCCGAGCTGGCCCGCCTCAAGGAGGCCATGAACCCCGACGAGGTCCTTCTGGTCCTGGACGCCATGACCGGGCAGGAAGCCTTGGCCGTGGCCCGGGCCTTTGACGAGCGCGTGGGGGTTACGGGCCTGATCCTCACCAAGCTGGACGGGGATGCCCGGGGCGGGGCGGCCCTTTCCGCCCGGCACGTGACGGGGAAGCCCATCTACTTCGCCGGCGTTTCCGAGAAGCCCGAGGGGCTGGAGCCCTTCTACCCCGACCGCCTGGCGGGGCGGATCCTGGGCATGGGGGACGTGGCCACCCTGGCGGAAAAGGTGCGGCAGGCGGGCCTCGAGGCCGAAGCCCCCAAGGCGGCCAAGGAGCTCACCCTGGAGGATTTTCTCCGGCAGATGCAAAGCCTAAAGCGCCTGGGTTCCTTCTCCGAGATCCTGGGCCTGCTCCCCGGGGTGGGTAAGGCCCTCCCCCAGGGGGTGCAGGTGGACGACAAGGCCCTGAAGCGCCTGGAGGCCATCGTCCTCTCTATGACCCCGGAGGAGCGCAAGGATCCCCGGATCCTCAATGGTTCCCGGCGCAAGCGCATCGCCAAGGGTAGCGGCACCACGGTCCAGGAGGTCAACCGCCTCATCAAAGCCTTTGAGGAAACCAAGGCCCTGATGAAGTCCCTGGAGAAGCGCAAGGGCCGGGGACTCATGGGAATGTTTAGGAGGTAGTGCGCGCATGGTCAAGATCAGGCTTTCCCGGTTCGGCTCCAAGCACAACCCCCACTACCGCATCGTGGTCACCGACAGCCGCAAGAAGCGGGATGGGGCGTACATTGAGAAGATTGGCTACTACGATCCCCGCAAGACCACGCCCGACTGGCTCAAGGTGGACGTGGAGCGGGCCAAGTACTGGCTTTCCGTGGGGGCCCAGCCCACGGATACCGCCCGCAGGCTCCTGCGGCAGGCGGGGGTCTTCCGCCAGGAGGCCTAAGATCCCCCCTTGGGGGGCCAGGCGGCCCGCCGCCTGGCCCCTTGCCTTAGCATGGAGCCATGAAGGACCTGGTGGAATACTTGGCCAAGAGCGTGGTGGACCACCCCGAGGCGGTGCGGGTGCAGGAGCGGCGCACCCGGGAAGGGCCGGTCTACCTGGTGGAGGTGGTGCCCGAGGATAAGGGGCGCCTCATCGGCAAAGGGGGGCGGGTCATCGAGGCCATCCGTACCCTGGTGCGGGCTTACGCCAAGCGCAAGGTGGGGGTGGAGGTGCGCTAGACTAAAGGGTATGCGCCTGGTGGAGATCGGCCGTTTCGGTGCCCCTTACGCCCTGCAAGGGGGCTTGAAGTTCCGCGGGGAGCCGGTGGTGCTCCACCTGGAGCGGGTTTACGTGGAAGGGCATGGCTGGCGGGCGGTGGAGGACCTCTACCCGGTGGGGGATGAGCTGGTGGTCCACCTGGCGGGGGTGTCCACCCGGGAGCTAGCCGAGGCCTTGGTGGGGCTTCGGGTCTACGCCCAGGTGGAAGACCTTCCCCCCCTGGAGGAGGGGCAGTATTACTACTTCGCCCTCATGGGCCTGCCCGTCTACGTGGAGGGGCGGCAGGTGGGGGAGGTGGTGGACATCCTGGACGCCGGGGCCCAGGACGTGCTGGTGGTCCGGGGGGTGGGGGAGCGCCTGCGGGACCAGGCGGAGCGCCTTATCCCCCTCCAGGCCCCCTACGTGCGGGTGGAGGAGGAGGGCATCCACGTGGAGCCCATCCCCGGCCTGTTTGACTGAATGCGCTACACCGTCTTGACCCTTTTCCCCGGGCTCATCCAGCCCTGGCTGGAGGAGTCCCTGCTCAAAAAGGCGCGGGAGCGGGGCCTGATCCAGGTGGAGGTGGTGGACCTGAGGGCCTTCGGCCTGGGCCGCTACCGCACCGTGGACGATACCCCCTACGGTGGGGGGGCGGGGATGGTTATCCGGCCCGATGTGGCCGTGGCTGCCTTGGAAACCGTCCTCCCCGCGGATGAGGTGATCCTCCTTTCCCCCGCGGGGGAGCCCTTCACGCAAAGGCTGGCCGAGGAGCTGTCGCAAAAGGCCCACCTGGTCCTCCTTTCCGGGCGGTACGAGGGGGTGGATGCCCGGGTGGAGGCTTTCGTGACCCGGACCCTTTCCATCGGGGACTACGTCCTCATGGGGGGGGAGGTGGCGGCCTTGGCGGTCCTCGAGGCCACCGCCCGCCTCATCCCCGGGGTGATCGGGGACCCAGAAAGCCATCGCCAGGACTCCTTCGTGCGGGGGCTTCTGGACTACCCCCAGTACACCCGTCCCCCCGTGTTCCGGGGCCTTGGCGTGCCCGAGGTCCTCCTCTCGGGCCACCACCAGGAGGTGGCCCTGTGGCGCCGGAAAGAGGCCCTGAGGCGCACCCTCCTGCTGCGCCCTGAGCTTTTGCGGGAGGCCAGGCTTGGGGCCCTGGAGGCCCGGTGGCTTGCGGAACTGGACCGCGAGGACTAGACTAAGGGCTGTTTGCCCACGAACCCTTAAGGGTTCCTCTGGGACAGGAGGAAGGCATGAACCGAGGAGCGCTTCTCAAGGTGGTGGAATCCCGCTACACCCGCACCGACCTGCCCGAGTTCCGCCCGGGGGATACCGTGCGCGTGGCCTACCGCGTGACGGAGGGCAACCGTACCCGGGTGCAG encodes:
- a CDS encoding KH domain-containing protein, with amino-acid sequence MKDLVEYLAKSVVDHPEAVRVQERRTREGPVYLVEVVPEDKGRLIGKGGRVIEAIRTLVRAYAKRKVGVEVR
- the ffh gene encoding signal recognition particle protein, with the translated sequence MFGQLAARLQEAIDRLRGRGRITEEDLKGTLREIRRALMDADVNLEVARAFVEGVRERALDQKVLESLTPAEVVLATVYEALKEALGGEPRQPTLKERNLWFLVGLQGSGKTTTAAKLALHYKAKGRRPLLVAADTQRPAAREQLRILGEKVGVPVLEVMDGESPESIRRRVEERARLEVRDLILVDTAGRLQIDEPLMAELARLKEAMNPDEVLLVLDAMTGQEALAVARAFDERVGVTGLILTKLDGDARGGAALSARHVTGKPIYFAGVSEKPEGLEPFYPDRLAGRILGMGDVATLAEKVRQAGLEAEAPKAAKELTLEDFLRQMQSLKRLGSFSEILGLLPGVGKALPQGVQVDDKALKRLEAIVLSMTPEERKDPRILNGSRRKRIAKGSGTTVQEVNRLIKAFEETKALMKSLEKRKGRGLMGMFRR
- the rpsP gene encoding 30S ribosomal protein S16 translates to MVKIRLSRFGSKHNPHYRIVVTDSRKKRDGAYIEKIGYYDPRKTTPDWLKVDVERAKYWLSVGAQPTDTARRLLRQAGVFRQEA
- the rimM gene encoding ribosome maturation factor RimM (Essential for efficient processing of 16S rRNA), which encodes MRLVEIGRFGAPYALQGGLKFRGEPVVLHLERVYVEGHGWRAVEDLYPVGDELVVHLAGVSTRELAEALVGLRVYAQVEDLPPLEEGQYYYFALMGLPVYVEGRQVGEVVDILDAGAQDVLVVRGVGERLRDQAERLIPLQAPYVRVEEEGIHVEPIPGLFD
- the trmD gene encoding tRNA (guanosine(37)-N1)-methyltransferase TrmD, with amino-acid sequence MRYTVLTLFPGLIQPWLEESLLKKARERGLIQVEVVDLRAFGLGRYRTVDDTPYGGGAGMVIRPDVAVAALETVLPADEVILLSPAGEPFTQRLAEELSQKAHLVLLSGRYEGVDARVEAFVTRTLSIGDYVLMGGEVAALAVLEATARLIPGVIGDPESHRQDSFVRGLLDYPQYTRPPVFRGLGVPEVLLSGHHQEVALWRRKEALRRTLLLRPELLREARLGALEARWLAELDRED